One Bdellovibrionota bacterium genomic window, CCGTTCCACGGATTGGGCCAGAAATAGTTTGATCAAGGCTTGATATGGAACGTCACGTTGGGATCCGATGGCTCGGATCTTGTTGAGGAGGTGCGTGGGCAGACGGATGGAAATGACTTGCGTAGGCGGCGATTTGGGA contains:
- a CDS encoding CopG family antitoxin, whose amino-acid sequence is MKREKKKLKPITDYDEFDTSEMIDPSKPLKLQDLGLKLPKSPPTQVISIRLPTHLLNKIRAIGSQRDVPYQALIKLFLAQSVERLKEKLA